Proteins found in one Betaproteobacteria bacterium genomic segment:
- a CDS encoding FtsQ-type POTRA domain-containing protein, which yields MWDRPEALNAIANALFGAAFLAIFYALFMVAVHLPVFPLREVRISAQPAHVQRAEIEAIVRQQLRGNFFTLDLARARKGFESITWVRRADVRRQWPDRLDVTLEEHVPLARWGTLGLVNAQGEVFHAHYEGKLPAFNGPNGAAKEMAIQYAYFRRSLERIGREPVQVNLSARRAWSIRLDGGTALELGRADIEGRLARFVQSYTQAASLLGRPMEYVDLRYANGFAVRVPELARAEAKERRK from the coding sequence ATGTGGGACAGGCCGGAAGCACTGAACGCGATCGCGAACGCGCTCTTCGGAGCCGCGTTCCTGGCCATCTTCTATGCGCTCTTCATGGTCGCGGTGCATTTGCCGGTCTTTCCCCTGCGCGAGGTGCGTATCAGCGCGCAACCGGCTCATGTGCAGCGAGCCGAAATCGAGGCGATCGTGCGGCAGCAATTGCGCGGGAATTTCTTCACCCTGGACCTAGCGCGGGCGCGCAAGGGCTTCGAGAGCATTACCTGGGTGCGCAGGGCGGACGTGCGCCGGCAATGGCCCGATCGACTCGACGTCACGCTGGAAGAGCACGTGCCGCTTGCGCGCTGGGGAACGCTGGGACTGGTGAACGCGCAAGGCGAAGTGTTCCACGCGCACTACGAGGGAAAGCTACCGGCGTTCAACGGTCCGAACGGGGCGGCGAAGGAAATGGCCATCCAGTACGCCTATTTCCGTCGCAGTCTGGAGCGGATCGGCCGCGAGCCCGTGCAGGTGAACCTGTCGGCGCGCCGCGCCTGGTCGATCCGGCTCGACGGGGGGACGGCGCTGGAGCTCGGACGCGCCGACATCGAAGGGAGGCTTGCCCGCTTCGTGCAGAGCTATACCCAGGCAGCCAGCTTGCTCGGGCGGCCCATGGAGTACGTGGATCTGCGCTATGCGAACGGCTTTGCGGTGCGGGTACCGGAGCTCGCGCGCGCCGAGGCGAAGGAACGACGTAAATGA
- a CDS encoding D-alanine--D-alanine ligase → MSDAARFGKVAVLLGGRSAERDVSLASGAMVLRALKSRGVDAHAFDPKDRSLPELIAERFERVFIALHGRFGEDGTVQGVLEWLDLPYTGSGVLASALAMDKWRTKLVWQALGIPTPAHRLLDAASDWAAVVAALGLPLMVKPACEGSSIGISKVTSIEQLEPAYRLAARHDAIVLAEQFVDGDELTAAILDDEALPLIRLETPRVFYDYEAKYHASDTRYRVPCGLAAAEEQALQSLALEAFRAVGATGWGRVDLMRDRSGRPYCLEVNTIPGMTDHSLVPMAARAQGIEFDELVLRILGSARVRG, encoded by the coding sequence ATGAGCGACGCCGCTCGATTCGGCAAGGTCGCGGTGCTGCTGGGCGGCCGCTCGGCCGAACGCGACGTCTCGCTCGCGAGCGGCGCGATGGTATTGCGGGCGCTCAAGTCCCGGGGCGTGGATGCGCACGCCTTCGATCCCAAGGACCGCAGTCTGCCCGAGCTCATCGCCGAGCGCTTCGAACGGGTTTTCATTGCGCTGCACGGCCGCTTCGGCGAGGACGGCACGGTGCAAGGCGTGCTCGAGTGGCTCGACTTGCCCTACACCGGCAGCGGCGTGCTCGCCAGTGCGCTCGCCATGGACAAATGGCGCACCAAGCTCGTCTGGCAAGCGCTCGGAATTCCGACGCCGGCGCACCGGCTGCTCGACGCTGCGAGCGATTGGGCTGCGGTCGTGGCCGCGCTGGGACTTCCGCTCATGGTGAAGCCCGCGTGCGAGGGCTCGAGCATCGGCATCAGCAAGGTGACGAGCATCGAGCAGCTCGAACCCGCCTATCGGCTCGCCGCCCGCCACGACGCAATCGTGCTCGCCGAGCAGTTCGTCGATGGCGACGAGCTCACCGCGGCGATCCTGGACGACGAAGCGCTGCCGCTGATCCGCCTGGAAACTCCGCGGGTGTTCTACGACTACGAGGCGAAGTACCACGCGTCCGACACGCGCTATCGGGTGCCCTGCGGGCTTGCCGCCGCGGAAGAGCAGGCGCTGCAGTCGCTGGCGCTGGAGGCCTTTCGCGCCGTCGGCGCCACAGGCTGGGGGCGGGTCGATCTCATGCGCGATCGTTCCGGCCGCCCTTATTGCCTGGAGGTGAACACCATTCCGGGCATGACGGACCACAGCCTGGTGCCGATGGCGGCGCGCGCGCAGGGGATCGAATTCGACGAGCTCGTGCTGCGCATCCTGGGGTCGGCGCGTGTACGAGGCTAG
- the murB gene encoding UDP-N-acetylmuramate dehydrogenase, with amino-acid sequence MNMAEDTLANLRGQWRADEPMSRHVSWRAGGKARRVYVPADLDDLAAMMRAMPHAEPMMFVGLGSNLLVRDGGYPGTVVLTHGVLNEVRLQGQAIHAGAGVASPKVARFAAVHDLAGAEFLAGIPGTIGGALAMNAGCYGAETWLFVREVSVLGRDGVVRRRARDEYEIGYRHVALRASPGQSEEWFVAATFQFGSGRGEEARERIKDLLARRIATQPLNMPNAGSVFRNPPGDFAARLIEACGLKGQRSGGAVISDKHANFIVNAGSASAADIESLIEQAQTRVLERFGVVLECEVRIVGAA; translated from the coding sequence ATGAACATGGCGGAGGATACGCTGGCGAATCTGCGCGGACAGTGGCGGGCCGACGAGCCGATGTCCCGGCACGTGAGCTGGCGGGCGGGCGGCAAGGCCCGGCGCGTCTATGTGCCCGCGGACCTCGACGACCTCGCCGCCATGATGCGGGCGATGCCGCATGCGGAACCGATGATGTTCGTGGGCCTGGGCAGCAATCTGCTGGTGCGCGACGGCGGTTATCCCGGCACGGTCGTTCTCACGCACGGCGTTCTGAACGAAGTTCGGTTGCAAGGCCAGGCGATCCACGCCGGCGCCGGCGTCGCGAGCCCCAAGGTGGCGCGATTCGCCGCCGTTCACGATCTTGCCGGGGCCGAGTTCCTCGCCGGCATTCCGGGAACCATCGGCGGCGCGCTGGCGATGAACGCCGGCTGCTACGGCGCCGAGACGTGGCTATTCGTGCGCGAGGTCAGTGTGCTGGGCCGCGACGGCGTGGTGCGGCGGCGCGCACGCGACGAATACGAAATCGGCTATCGCCACGTCGCGCTGCGCGCGAGTCCGGGCCAGAGCGAGGAATGGTTCGTTGCCGCGACGTTCCAGTTCGGCTCCGGCCGCGGCGAAGAGGCGCGCGAGCGCATCAAGGATCTGCTGGCGCGCCGCATCGCCACCCAGCCCCTGAATATGCCGAACGCCGGATCGGTGTTCCGCAACCCGCCGGGAGATTTCGCCGCGCGTCTGATCGAAGCGTGCGGGCTCAAGGGCCAGCGCAGCGGCGGCGCGGTGATATCCGACAAGCATGCGAACTTCATCGTGAACGCCGGCAGCGCGTCCGCCGCGGACATCGAAAGCCTGATCGAGCAGGCGCAGACGCGCGTGCTCGAGCGCTTCGGCGTCGTGCTCGAGTGCGAAGTGCGCATCGTGGGGGCGGCATGA
- a CDS encoding UDP-N-acetylmuramate--L-alanine ligase, with amino-acid sequence MRHKVKRVHFVGIGGAGMSGIAEVLINLGYEVSGSDLVESTTTRRLSELGAQIARGHDAANVETADVVVVSTAVAPDNTEVVRARELQIPVVPRALMLAELLRFKQGIAVAGTHGKTTTTSLVACVLAEAGMDPTFVIGGRLVSAGSHAKLGGGEFIVVEADESDASFLHLHPVLAVVTNIDADHMETYGHSIERLRESFVNFLQQLPFYGMAVLCSDDANIKTLMPAVAKPIITYGFDPDAQIRAVDVVHRAGRMQFRVLRKLNPGRAEEYADLCIDLNLPGEHNVLNALAAIAVGMEVGASDAAIAKALQEFGGVGRRFQRYADLPLESGGHASLIDDYGHHPAEMQATLAAVRGAFPDRRIVLAFQPHRYTRTRDLFEDFVHVLSDVDLLLLTEVYSAGEAPIVAADGRALARALRVQGKVEPIFVEQVGELAAAIRAAARDGDVIVTMGAGSIGNVPVWLHSEHDEARAR; translated from the coding sequence ATGCGACACAAGGTCAAGCGCGTGCATTTCGTGGGCATCGGCGGCGCCGGCATGAGCGGCATCGCCGAAGTGCTGATCAACCTCGGCTACGAGGTGAGCGGCTCGGATCTGGTCGAGAGCACGACCACGCGGCGGCTGTCCGAACTCGGCGCGCAGATCGCGCGCGGACACGACGCAGCCAACGTGGAGACGGCGGATGTGGTCGTGGTTTCGACGGCGGTCGCGCCCGACAACACCGAAGTCGTGCGCGCGCGCGAGCTGCAGATCCCGGTCGTGCCGCGCGCGCTGATGCTCGCCGAGCTGCTGCGCTTCAAGCAGGGCATCGCGGTTGCCGGCACCCATGGCAAGACCACGACCACGAGCCTGGTGGCATGTGTCCTGGCCGAGGCGGGAATGGACCCGACGTTCGTGATCGGCGGGCGCCTGGTGAGCGCCGGATCGCACGCGAAACTCGGCGGCGGCGAGTTCATCGTAGTGGAAGCGGATGAATCGGACGCTTCCTTCCTGCATCTGCACCCGGTGCTGGCGGTGGTGACCAACATCGATGCCGATCATATGGAGACCTACGGCCACTCGATCGAGCGGCTGCGCGAGAGCTTCGTCAATTTCCTGCAGCAGCTTCCGTTCTACGGCATGGCGGTGCTGTGCAGCGACGACGCCAACATCAAAACACTCATGCCGGCGGTGGCGAAGCCGATCATCACCTACGGTTTCGATCCGGACGCGCAGATCCGCGCCGTCGATGTCGTCCATCGGGCTGGCCGGATGCAGTTCCGCGTGCTGCGCAAGTTGAATCCGGGCCGCGCCGAGGAATACGCGGACCTCTGTATCGATCTCAATCTCCCCGGCGAGCACAACGTGCTCAATGCGCTCGCGGCCATTGCGGTCGGAATGGAAGTGGGGGCGTCGGATGCCGCCATCGCGAAGGCGCTGCAGGAATTCGGCGGTGTGGGACGGCGCTTCCAGCGCTATGCCGATCTGCCGCTGGAAAGCGGCGGCCATGCAAGCCTGATCGACGACTACGGTCACCATCCCGCCGAGATGCAGGCCACGCTGGCGGCGGTGCGCGGCGCGTTCCCCGACCGGCGCATCGTGCTCGCCTTCCAGCCGCATCGCTATACACGCACACGCGACCTGTTCGAGGACTTCGTGCACGTGCTCTCGGATGTCGATTTGCTGCTGCTCACCGAGGTGTATTCCGCGGGAGAGGCGCCGATCGTCGCTGCCGACGGCCGTGCTCTGGCGCGCGCGCTGCGGGTGCAAGGCAAGGTCGAGCCGATTTTCGTCGAGCAGGTGGGCGAACTGGCCGCGGCGATTCGGGCCGCCGCGCGCGATGGCGACGTGATCGTCACCATGGGCGCCGGTTCGATCGGCAACGTGCCGGTGTGGTTGCACAGCGAGCACGACGAGGCGCGAGCGCGATGA
- the murG gene encoding undecaprenyldiphospho-muramoylpentapeptide beta-N-acetylglucosaminyltransferase: MAGGTGGHIFPGLAVAEELSARGWRVVWMGVKSGMEARIVPRSGYEMRFVEFQGVRGKGPISLALLPYRVLRAFWQSAKAIRALRPDVVLGMGGYISFPGGMMASALNRPLAIHEQNSIAGTSTRLLAQIADRVLASYESTFGARRRVVVTGNPIRAAFTSLPSPQARFAQRTGPLRITVLGGSLGAKALNDVVPQSLASMPAAQQAQVLHQAGEQHIDAVKAGYRDAGVAARCVAFVEDVAAELMASDLVICRAGATTLAELTAVGVGSILVPFPFAIDDHQTHNARRLAQAGAAIVLPQPELSPQRLAGLIASLDRARLVAMACAARALGKPDAAQKVAEVCIELAAGVRR, encoded by the coding sequence ATGGCCGGCGGGACAGGCGGTCACATCTTTCCCGGGCTTGCCGTGGCGGAAGAGCTGTCCGCGCGCGGCTGGCGCGTGGTGTGGATGGGCGTGAAGAGCGGCATGGAGGCGCGCATCGTGCCGCGCAGCGGCTACGAGATGCGCTTCGTCGAGTTCCAGGGCGTACGCGGCAAAGGCCCGATCAGCTTGGCACTCCTTCCATATCGAGTGCTGCGGGCGTTCTGGCAGTCGGCAAAGGCGATCCGTGCGCTGCGTCCCGACGTGGTGCTCGGCATGGGCGGCTACATCAGCTTCCCCGGCGGCATGATGGCGTCGGCGTTGAACCGGCCGCTTGCGATCCACGAGCAGAACTCGATCGCCGGAACGAGCACGCGCTTGCTCGCGCAGATCGCCGATCGCGTGCTTGCGAGTTACGAATCGACCTTCGGCGCCAGGCGACGCGTGGTCGTGACGGGCAATCCGATTCGGGCGGCCTTCACGTCGCTGCCCTCGCCGCAGGCGCGCTTCGCACAGCGCACCGGGCCCCTTCGCATCACCGTCCTGGGCGGCAGCCTGGGCGCGAAGGCGCTGAACGACGTCGTGCCGCAGTCGCTCGCCTCGATGCCGGCGGCGCAGCAGGCCCAGGTTCTGCACCAGGCGGGCGAACAACACATCGACGCGGTGAAAGCAGGCTATCGGGATGCGGGCGTCGCAGCGCGCTGCGTGGCCTTCGTCGAGGACGTGGCGGCCGAGTTGATGGCCTCGGATCTGGTGATATGCCGCGCCGGCGCAACCACGCTGGCCGAACTGACCGCGGTAGGTGTCGGCTCGATACTCGTGCCGTTCCCGTTCGCGATCGACGATCACCAGACGCACAACGCGCGCAGGCTGGCTCAGGCCGGTGCGGCGATCGTATTGCCGCAACCCGAGCTCTCGCCGCAGCGGCTGGCCGGGCTGATCGCATCGCTCGACCGCGCGCGGCTCGTCGCCATGGCGTGCGCGGCGCGGGCACTGGGCAAGCCCGATGCGGCGCAGAAGGTGGCCGAGGTGTGCATCGAGCTTGCCGCCGGAGTGCGTCGATGA
- the ftsW gene encoding putative lipid II flippase FtsW, whose amino-acid sequence MFYRDVQRIQPPAEYDRGIVGVTVALLSLGIVMVYSSSIAMAEAARHTGHQSAYFLLRHTLFVAVSVAIAVAAFQVPIRIWQRYAPLLFLSGMSLLVLVLVPGIGREVNGSQRWLPLGLLNLQPSEVMKFFVVLYAADYTVRKAAYMGSFKKGFAPMLVVMLFVGGLLLREPDFGAFAVITVIAMGILFLGGMNWRLFAGLAALLVVGFVMLILTSPYRMQRILGFMDPWADPYGRGYQLSHALIAFGRGEWFGVGLGGSVEKLFYLPEAHTDFLLAVIAEELGFAGVAVVIGLFCWLILRAFAIGQQSAMLERLFAALVAQGIGLWIGVQAIINMGVNMGVLPTKGLTLPLMSFGGSAIAANCCALAVLLRIDWENRQLMRGRTV is encoded by the coding sequence ATGTTCTATCGCGACGTTCAGCGCATCCAGCCGCCCGCGGAGTACGACCGGGGAATCGTCGGCGTGACTGTCGCGCTGCTCTCGCTCGGGATCGTGATGGTGTACTCCTCGTCGATCGCAATGGCCGAGGCGGCTCGGCACACCGGCCACCAGTCGGCCTATTTCCTGCTCCGGCACACGCTGTTCGTGGCCGTGAGCGTGGCCATCGCGGTCGCGGCATTCCAGGTGCCGATCCGCATCTGGCAGCGCTACGCGCCGTTGCTGTTCCTGTCCGGCATGTCTTTGCTGGTGCTCGTCCTGGTGCCCGGCATCGGCCGCGAGGTGAACGGCAGCCAGCGCTGGTTGCCCTTGGGCTTGCTCAATCTGCAGCCCTCCGAGGTCATGAAGTTCTTCGTTGTCCTGTATGCCGCGGACTATACGGTGCGCAAGGCGGCCTACATGGGCAGCTTCAAGAAGGGCTTCGCGCCGATGCTGGTCGTGATGCTGTTCGTCGGCGGGCTGCTGCTGCGCGAACCGGACTTCGGTGCGTTCGCGGTCATCACCGTGATCGCAATGGGGATCCTGTTCCTCGGCGGAATGAACTGGCGGCTGTTCGCCGGCCTCGCTGCGCTGCTGGTGGTGGGATTCGTCATGCTGATCCTCACCTCGCCTTACCGCATGCAGCGCATCCTTGGCTTCATGGATCCCTGGGCGGATCCGTATGGGCGCGGCTATCAGCTGTCGCACGCGCTGATCGCGTTCGGCCGCGGCGAGTGGTTCGGCGTGGGGCTGGGCGGCAGCGTGGAAAAGCTGTTCTATCTGCCCGAAGCGCATACCGACTTCCTGCTCGCTGTGATCGCCGAGGAGCTCGGCTTCGCCGGGGTGGCAGTCGTGATCGGGCTCTTCTGCTGGCTCATCCTGCGCGCGTTCGCGATCGGGCAGCAGTCGGCGATGCTGGAGCGGCTGTTCGCGGCGCTGGTCGCGCAAGGTATCGGCTTGTGGATCGGCGTGCAGGCGATCATCAACATGGGCGTGAACATGGGCGTGCTGCCGACCAAGGGACTCACGCTGCCGCTCATGAGCTTTGGCGGCAGCGCGATCGCCGCCAACTGCTGCGCGCTCGCCGTGCTCCTCCGGATCGATTGGGAAAACAGGCAATTGATGCGGGGCCGGACAGTATGA
- a CDS encoding UDP-N-acetylmuramoyl-L-alanine--D-glutamate ligase codes for MQLQGRNVLVLGLGATGLSMARWLARQGARVRVADSRNDPPNASQLRAELPDARLDTGPFRSASFDAIDLVAVSPGIALSEPALKQALDDGLPVVGDVELFAHAKDAASRVIAVTGSNGKSTVTTMAGSMCKAAGARTVVAGNIGLPVLDALSEATQAEIYVLELSSFQLETTCSLDPAAATVLNVSEDHLDRYDGMQSYARAKARIFQGSGAQVLNREDGWSMGMRLPDRQVVTFGLNAPQGSRDWGIVSDASGAFLTQGGRRVMALSELGVPGLHNAANALAALALCTTLGLPESPMVGALRAFRGLPHRLQPVAVCGEVTFYDDSKGTNVGAAVAALSGLGRTSVLIAGGEGKGQDFTPLAQAVQQHARAVVLIGRDRDRIRAALAASGVALMAADTLEDAVGIAYAAAMPGDAVLLSPACASFDMFRDYRHRGEAFARISRALAQRSGGRH; via the coding sequence ATGCAGCTGCAAGGCAGAAACGTGCTGGTGCTCGGGCTCGGTGCCACGGGTCTGTCCATGGCGCGCTGGCTCGCGCGCCAGGGCGCACGCGTGCGTGTCGCCGACAGCCGCAACGATCCCCCCAACGCTTCGCAACTGCGCGCGGAGCTACCCGACGCACGCCTGGACACCGGACCCTTCCGGTCCGCGAGTTTCGATGCGATCGATCTCGTCGCGGTCAGCCCCGGAATCGCCCTGAGCGAACCCGCGCTCAAGCAGGCGCTGGACGATGGCCTGCCGGTCGTCGGCGACGTGGAGCTGTTCGCGCACGCGAAGGATGCAGCCTCGAGAGTCATCGCCGTCACGGGCTCGAACGGCAAAAGCACGGTCACGACGATGGCCGGCTCGATGTGCAAGGCGGCCGGCGCGCGCACCGTGGTAGCCGGCAACATCGGGCTGCCGGTGCTGGATGCGCTGAGCGAGGCAACGCAGGCCGAGATCTATGTGCTGGAGCTTTCCAGCTTTCAGCTGGAAACGACGTGCTCGCTCGATCCAGCCGCAGCGACGGTGCTGAACGTGAGCGAGGATCATCTCGATCGCTACGACGGCATGCAAAGCTATGCGCGGGCGAAGGCGCGGATCTTCCAGGGGAGCGGCGCGCAGGTGCTGAACCGCGAAGATGGCTGGAGCATGGGTATGCGCCTGCCCGACCGGCAGGTCGTGACCTTCGGTCTGAACGCACCGCAAGGGTCGCGCGATTGGGGCATCGTGTCGGACGCGAGCGGCGCGTTCCTCACCCAGGGCGGCCGCCGCGTCATGGCGTTGTCCGAGCTCGGCGTTCCCGGATTGCACAACGCCGCCAATGCGCTCGCGGCACTCGCGCTGTGCACGACGCTCGGCCTGCCGGAATCACCCATGGTCGGCGCCTTGCGCGCGTTTCGCGGGCTGCCGCACCGCCTGCAGCCGGTCGCGGTCTGCGGAGAAGTCACCTTCTACGATGATTCCAAGGGCACGAACGTGGGCGCCGCCGTGGCCGCGCTGTCCGGGCTCGGCCGCACCAGCGTGCTGATCGCCGGGGGCGAGGGCAAGGGGCAGGATTTCACGCCTCTGGCGCAGGCCGTGCAGCAGCACGCCCGCGCGGTGGTGCTGATCGGGCGCGATCGCGACCGCATTCGCGCGGCGCTCGCCGCGAGCGGTGTCGCGCTCATGGCGGCCGACACGCTCGAGGACGCGGTCGGCATCGCGTACGCGGCCGCCATGCCGGGCGATGCCGTGTTGCTCTCGCCGGCCTGCGCGAGCTTCGACATGTTTCGCGACTATCGCCACCGCGGCGAAGCATTCGCGCGCATCTCGCGTGCGTTGGCACAACGCTCGGGGGGACGGCATTGA
- a CDS encoding phospho-N-acetylmuramoyl-pentapeptide-transferase has translation MLLALTQWLATEVRAFNVFAYITLRAVLACLTALIISFVVGPAMIRKLAAYKIGQAVRDDGPSTHLTKAGTPTMGGALILVSIIVTTLLWADLRNRFVWVVLGVTLGFGLIGWIDDYRKVVHRNPKGLSAAAKFSWQSLIGLGAAVLIAFTASLPAQTAFIVPFFKTVAYPLGVVGFIAMTYFVIVGTSNAVNLTDGLDGLAIMPTVMVGAALGIFAYVTGNSVFSKYLAFPYIPGAGELTVFCAALAGAGLAFLWFNAYPAEVFMGDVGALALGAALGTIAVIVRQEVVLFIMGGVFVVETLSVMLQVASFKLTGRRIFRMAPLHHHYELKGWKENQVVVRFWIITMMLVLVGLSTLKLR, from the coding sequence ATGCTGCTCGCATTGACGCAATGGCTCGCAACCGAGGTTCGCGCATTCAATGTCTTCGCCTACATCACCCTGCGCGCGGTGCTTGCGTGCTTGACGGCGCTGATCATTTCGTTCGTGGTGGGCCCGGCGATGATCCGCAAGCTCGCGGCCTACAAGATCGGCCAGGCGGTGCGCGACGACGGACCGAGCACGCATCTCACCAAGGCCGGTACGCCGACCATGGGCGGGGCGCTCATTCTGGTCTCGATCATCGTCACCACGCTCTTGTGGGCGGATCTGCGCAACCGCTTCGTCTGGGTGGTGCTGGGCGTCACGCTGGGCTTCGGCCTGATCGGCTGGATCGACGACTACCGCAAGGTGGTTCATCGCAACCCCAAGGGGCTGTCGGCGGCGGCAAAGTTCTCCTGGCAATCGCTGATCGGCCTTGGCGCCGCCGTACTGATCGCCTTCACCGCGAGCCTGCCGGCGCAGACGGCATTCATCGTGCCGTTTTTCAAGACCGTCGCCTATCCGCTCGGGGTCGTCGGGTTCATCGCGATGACCTATTTCGTCATCGTCGGCACCAGCAATGCGGTCAACCTGACCGACGGCCTGGATGGGCTCGCCATCATGCCGACGGTCATGGTCGGCGCCGCGCTGGGCATATTCGCTTACGTCACCGGCAACTCGGTGTTCTCCAAGTACCTCGCCTTTCCCTACATCCCGGGCGCGGGCGAGCTGACGGTGTTCTGCGCGGCGCTGGCGGGGGCCGGGCTCGCCTTTCTCTGGTTCAACGCCTATCCGGCGGAAGTGTTCATGGGCGATGTCGGTGCGCTCGCGCTCGGCGCTGCGCTCGGGACCATTGCCGTGATCGTGCGCCAGGAAGTGGTGCTGTTCATCATGGGTGGCGTGTTCGTGGTCGAGACCTTGTCGGTGATGCTGCAGGTCGCTTCCTTCAAGCTCACCGGCAGGCGCATCTTCCGAATGGCGCCGCTGCACCATCACTACGAGCTGAAAGGGTGGAAAGAAAACCAGGTCGTCGTGCGTTTTTGGATCATCACGATGATGTTGGTCCTCGTGGGACTGTCTACGCTCAAGCTGCGGTGA
- the murF gene encoding UDP-N-acetylmuramoyl-tripeptide--D-alanyl-D-alanine ligase, which yields MMSLREAAAAMAGRLHGEDRPFYGAATDTRSMAAGALFFSIKGERFDAVQFLDQAFAAGAAGAVVQGEALPAAAAPRSLIQVDDTRAALGRLATYWRRRFRLPLIAITGSNGKTTVKDMIATVLRAGCADPAEVLATEGNLNNDIGMPLTLLRLRASHRYAVIEMGMNHAGEIRYLSGLARPNVALVTNAGSAHIGLLGSLEAIAQAKGEIYEGLDEDGIAIVNADDAFADLWRSPNAHRRTIDFALDAQAQVTGRYAGHALHSDIVIRTPRGQCELRLDVPGEHNVRNAIAAAAAAYALDVPQAVVGTALAAFRAPKGRLQRCAGRHGAVVIDDTYNANPESTLAAIAVLASMPGKRMLVLGDMGELGTDTDASHLRVGEAARAAAIERLFTLGAASALAAAAFGPSARHFSRIEELVAAVEPELDADTTVLVKGSRFMGMERAVQSFKAEAP from the coding sequence ATGATGAGCCTGCGCGAGGCGGCCGCAGCCATGGCCGGTCGGCTGCATGGCGAGGATCGGCCGTTTTACGGCGCGGCGACCGACACGCGCTCCATGGCCGCCGGCGCGCTTTTCTTCTCCATCAAGGGCGAGCGCTTCGACGCCGTCCAGTTTCTCGACCAGGCATTCGCGGCCGGCGCGGCCGGCGCCGTGGTGCAAGGCGAGGCACTGCCCGCAGCCGCTGCGCCTCGTTCGCTCATCCAGGTGGACGATACCCGCGCCGCGCTGGGACGGCTTGCGACGTATTGGCGCCGGCGTTTCCGGCTGCCCCTGATCGCGATTACCGGCAGCAACGGCAAGACCACGGTGAAGGACATGATCGCGACGGTGCTGCGCGCCGGCTGCGCCGACCCGGCCGAGGTTCTCGCCACCGAAGGCAATCTCAACAACGACATCGGCATGCCGCTCACGCTGCTGCGGCTGCGGGCCTCGCACCGCTATGCGGTGATCGAAATGGGCATGAACCACGCCGGCGAGATCCGCTACCTGAGCGGCCTCGCGCGGCCGAACGTGGCGCTGGTGACCAACGCCGGCAGCGCGCATATCGGGCTGCTCGGCAGCCTGGAGGCGATCGCCCAGGCCAAGGGCGAGATTTACGAAGGTCTGGATGAAGACGGCATTGCGATCGTCAATGCCGACGACGCGTTCGCCGATTTGTGGCGGAGCCCGAACGCGCACCGGCGCACGATCGATTTTGCGCTCGACGCCCAAGCGCAAGTCACCGGACGCTATGCGGGCCACGCTTTGCATAGCGACATCGTCATCCGCACACCGCGCGGCCAGTGCGAGCTCCGTCTCGATGTGCCGGGCGAGCACAACGTTCGCAATGCCATTGCCGCCGCCGCGGCGGCCTACGCGCTCGACGTGCCGCAAGCCGTCGTCGGCACGGCACTGGCCGCCTTTCGTGCTCCGAAGGGCCGCCTGCAGCGCTGCGCCGGGCGCCATGGCGCGGTCGTGATCGACGACACCTACAACGCCAACCCCGAATCCACACTGGCTGCGATCGCGGTGCTCGCCTCGATGCCCGGGAAGCGCATGCTCGTGCTGGGTGACATGGGTGAGCTCGGCACGGACACGGACGCGAGCCACCTGCGTGTCGGCGAGGCGGCGCGCGCTGCCGCAATCGAGCGCCTGTTCACGCTGGGAGCCGCGAGCGCGTTGGCAGCGGCTGCGTTCGGGCCTTCGGCGCGGCATTTCTCCCGCATCGAAGAGCTCGTTGCTGCGGTCGAGCCCGAGCTCGACGCCGATACCACGGTGCTGGTGAAAGGATCGCGCTTCATGGGCATGGAGCGCGCGGTGCAATCGTTCAAGGCAGAGGCGCCATGA